One Methanoculleus sp. 7T genomic window carries:
- a CDS encoding cysteine desulfurase family protein: MKERIYLDHTAAMPVHPGVARFCKRFPAGFAGNPSTIYQEGLAAQAAVAEAREWVTALIGAKDPSSVIFTSGATESNNIAIRGAALRNAGKGKRVVVSAIEHISVLNPAKDLQKNGFTLTQVPVDRYGVIDLDALGAAVTPETVVTSIHYANNEIGTIEPIREAAEVVHDRGGFLHVDATDAAGRIPIDVERDGIDLLTLSSNQLGGPDGVGALYIRPGIRVQPVLFGGGQERGLRPGTENVFSIACMGEAARLAKEEMPEESKRLRAIRDQLIAGITGIEDTYLTGHPTERLPHHASFRFSRIEGESIQLAMNMLGIAVATGSACTSRTLEASHVLLAIGLAHDEAHGSMVVTLGRENTLDEVPRVVDAARETVKRLRAITPL, translated from the coding sequence ATGAAGGAGCGGATCTATCTCGACCACACGGCGGCGATGCCGGTCCACCCCGGGGTTGCCCGGTTCTGCAAGCGGTTCCCGGCTGGTTTTGCCGGGAATCCCTCCACGATCTACCAGGAGGGGCTCGCGGCGCAGGCGGCCGTTGCCGAGGCACGGGAGTGGGTCACGGCGCTCATCGGCGCCAAAGACCCCTCTTCGGTCATATTCACCAGCGGGGCGACCGAGTCGAACAACATCGCTATCCGGGGCGCCGCGCTCCGAAACGCCGGGAAGGGAAAGAGAGTCGTTGTGAGCGCCATCGAGCACATATCGGTCCTGAACCCGGCCAAAGACCTCCAGAAAAACGGGTTTACGCTCACGCAGGTCCCGGTCGACCGCTACGGCGTAATCGACCTCGATGCTCTGGGGGCGGCGGTCACGCCCGAGACCGTCGTTACCTCGATCCACTACGCGAACAACGAGATCGGGACGATCGAGCCTATCCGGGAGGCGGCTGAGGTCGTCCACGACCGGGGAGGGTTCCTCCACGTGGACGCCACCGATGCCGCCGGGAGGATTCCCATCGACGTGGAGCGCGACGGTATCGACCTCCTCACCCTCTCCTCAAACCAACTCGGGGGGCCGGACGGCGTCGGGGCGCTCTACATCCGGCCCGGCATCCGGGTCCAACCGGTCCTCTTCGGGGGCGGGCAGGAACGCGGTCTCCGGCCCGGGACCGAGAACGTCTTTTCGATCGCCTGCATGGGAGAGGCGGCCAGGCTCGCAAAGGAGGAGATGCCGGAGGAGAGCAAACGGCTCCGTGCGATCAGGGACCAACTCATCGCCGGGATCACGGGGATCGAGGATACCTACCTGACCGGCCACCCGACGGAACGGCTCCCGCACCACGCCAGTTTCCGGTTCTCCCGGATCGAGGGCGAGAGCATCCAACTCGCCATGAATATGCTCGGGATTGCAGTCGCCACCGGGTCGGCGTGCACCTCCCGGACGCTCGAAGCTTCTCATGTTCTCCTCGCCATCGGGCTTGCCCACGACGAAGCGCACGGGTCGATGGTCGTGACGCTCGGGCGTGAGAACACACTGGACGAGGTGCCCCGAGTCGTCGACGCTGCCAGGGAAACAGTTAAACGCCTGCGGGCTATTACACCGCTGTAG
- the nifU gene encoding Fe-S cluster assembly scaffold protein NifU has protein sequence MADQIGYSQKVMEHFMNPHNVGVIENPDGYGKVGNPVCGDLMEIFIKVRENVIEDIRFRTFGCGSAIATSSMVTDLAKGKTLEEAMKITRDDVATELEGLPPRKMHCSNLAADALHAAIRDYWEKQKSK, from the coding sequence ATGGCAGACCAGATAGGATACAGCCAGAAGGTGATGGAGCACTTCATGAACCCGCACAACGTCGGGGTGATCGAGAACCCGGACGGCTACGGCAAGGTCGGCAACCCCGTCTGCGGCGACCTCATGGAGATCTTCATCAAGGTCAGGGAGAACGTCATCGAAGACATCAGGTTCCGGACGTTCGGGTGCGGGTCGGCGATCGCCACGAGCAGCATGGTGACCGACCTCGCCAAGGGAAAGACGCTCGAAGAAGCGATGAAGATCACCCGCGACGACGTGGCGACCGAACTCGAAGGGCTGCCGCCCCGAAAGATGCACTGCTCGAACCTCGCGGCGGACGCGCTCCACGCGGCGATACGGGACTATTGGGAGAAACAGAAGAGTAAGTAG
- the cofD gene encoding 2-phospho-L-lactate transferase produces the protein MITFLSGGTGTPKLLRGMLELLEERDIAVVVNTAEDMWLSGNHLSPDIDTVMYLFAGILDTGRWWGIRDDTYVTHDLLANLGIEEFIAVGDQDRAVHVARGEMLRSGMRLTEATTALCGKFGIRATVLPMTDSAVTTYVKTRRGEMHFQEYWVKHRGDVAIDGVVRRYREPPAATREVIEAIEASDAVVIGPSNPVTSISPILECAGVREALRRHRCVIAISPFIGDAPISGPAAALMRAFGKEPSSAGTYSLYEDFLNAFIQDIRDPVEIEGALRQDTLMVHRGKSLDLAKYLLTLIYGC, from the coding sequence ATGATAACCTTCCTCTCGGGCGGCACCGGCACGCCCAAACTCCTCCGCGGCATGCTGGAGCTGCTTGAGGAGCGGGATATCGCGGTCGTCGTCAACACGGCCGAGGACATGTGGCTCTCCGGCAACCATCTCTCCCCGGATATCGATACGGTCATGTACCTCTTCGCAGGCATCCTCGACACCGGCCGGTGGTGGGGGATCCGCGACGACACCTACGTCACCCACGACCTCTTGGCGAATCTCGGCATCGAGGAGTTCATCGCCGTGGGGGACCAGGACCGGGCGGTGCACGTCGCCCGGGGGGAGATGCTCAGGAGCGGCATGCGGCTCACCGAGGCGACGACGGCGCTCTGCGGTAAATTCGGTATCCGGGCTACCGTCCTCCCGATGACCGACTCTGCGGTGACGACTTACGTCAAGACGCGCCGAGGGGAGATGCACTTCCAGGAATACTGGGTGAAGCACCGGGGAGACGTGGCAATCGACGGCGTGGTCAGGCGGTATCGAGAACCGCCGGCGGCGACACGCGAGGTGATCGAGGCGATCGAGGCGAGCGATGCCGTGGTAATTGGGCCGAGCAACCCGGTCACGAGCATATCGCCGATCCTCGAGTGCGCCGGGGTGCGGGAGGCGCTCCGCCGGCACCGGTGCGTCATCGCGATCAGCCCCTTCATCGGCGATGCGCCGATCAGCGGCCCGGCGGCGGCCCTGATGCGGGCCTTCGGAAAAGAGCCTTCGTCGGCCGGGACATACAGTCTCTACGAGGACTTTTTGAACGCTTTCATCCAGGATATCCGGGATCCTGTCGAGATCGAGGGGGCTCTTCGCCAGGACACCCTCATGGTTCACCGTGGGAAGAGCCTGGACCTGGCTAAATACTTACTGACGCTAATCTACGGGTGCTGA
- a CDS encoding 2-phospho-L-lactate transferase CofD family protein has product MITFLSGGTGTLALIRGARQILYDSEIAVVASTAEDLWVSGSHCAPEIDSAVFLFAGILDTGRWWGIKGDTYATHNYLPKVAGGEPFPVGDRARAVQIARASLLQKGLTLTEAVQAQSRALSIGATVLPATDAEAGVLVDTGTERLPLFEYWTCAATDTEVRELIRTALEPPAVTEEVRGVIKASDAVVIGPGNPARSILPILDCAGMRDLLRDRFVVAVSPFRGDVAPDPKDAALMYAVGEKPTSLGVYRLYQDTVDVFVQDIHDPDEIEGSLRLETSLLHSRQAESLAWDIMAVIRHAVS; this is encoded by the coding sequence ATGATCACCTTCCTCTCTGGCGGCACCGGGACCCTTGCGCTCATCAGGGGCGCCCGGCAGATCCTCTACGACAGCGAGATCGCCGTGGTCGCGAGCACCGCCGAGGACCTCTGGGTCTCGGGAAGCCACTGTGCGCCGGAGATCGATTCCGCCGTCTTCCTCTTTGCAGGCATCCTCGATACCGGCCGGTGGTGGGGGATCAAAGGGGATACCTACGCCACCCACAACTACCTCCCGAAGGTTGCGGGCGGCGAACCCTTCCCGGTCGGCGACCGTGCCCGGGCCGTCCAGATCGCCCGGGCATCGCTTCTCCAAAAGGGTCTGACCTTGACGGAGGCAGTGCAGGCGCAGTCCCGAGCGCTCAGCATCGGGGCGACCGTCCTTCCGGCGACCGACGCCGAGGCCGGGGTGCTCGTCGATACCGGGACCGAACGCCTGCCGCTTTTTGAGTACTGGACGTGCGCCGCAACCGATACCGAGGTGCGGGAACTCATCAGGACCGCCCTCGAACCCCCGGCGGTCACGGAAGAGGTCCGCGGGGTGATCAAGGCGAGCGACGCCGTTGTGATCGGGCCGGGGAACCCTGCCCGGAGCATCCTCCCCATCCTCGACTGCGCCGGGATGCGGGACCTCCTCCGCGACCGGTTCGTGGTCGCGGTCTCGCCGTTCCGCGGGGATGTCGCACCCGACCCGAAGGATGCCGCACTCATGTATGCCGTCGGCGAAAAGCCGACCTCTCTTGGAGTCTACCGGCTCTACCAAGATACCGTCGATGTCTTCGTCCAAGATATCCACGACCCCGATGAGATCGAAGGATCTCTCCGCCTGGAAACGTCCCTCCTGCACAGCCGGCAGGCCGAGTCGCTCGCCTGGGATATCATGGCGGTCATCCGCCACGCGGTTTCGTGA
- a CDS encoding HD domain-containing protein produces MKIIKDPVHGYVEADEPALRLLDSREVQRLRHITQLGFANLVYPGANHTRFEHSLGTMHLAGLMCRQLGLDDGETKLVTTAALLHDVGHGPFSHVTEPVMEEFAGRSHHQIEGIVEDGAIAGILEDEGLDPAAICAIVSGKHRLASIIHGSLDVDRMDYLMRDAHYTGVPYGTVDAHRLIRCSVLAESGIALHEGGINAAESLLIARTLMRPAVYFHHVSRIATSMFVHALREEVLNVPGADAQELVRTDDAACMERLKHSPHAITRDLACRVYARDLYKRALYVGEDRVNAAALQQGLGPARERGLALAIAETAGVPEEEVLVDIPPLPGALSMEVRVRNSHAMVDIEEVSPLINTLNDTRRQQWRLGVYTTQKNRQAVEQAATEIFKVKRATKQDKLAVT; encoded by the coding sequence ATGAAGATCATCAAAGATCCGGTGCACGGCTACGTCGAGGCGGACGAACCGGCCCTCCGGCTGCTTGACTCACGGGAGGTCCAGCGGCTCCGCCACATCACCCAACTCGGGTTTGCAAACCTCGTCTACCCCGGCGCAAACCACACCCGGTTCGAGCACTCGCTCGGGACGATGCACTTGGCCGGGCTCATGTGCCGGCAGCTCGGGCTTGACGACGGCGAGACGAAACTCGTCACCACGGCCGCCCTCCTCCACGACGTCGGCCACGGCCCCTTCTCCCACGTCACCGAACCGGTGATGGAGGAGTTTGCCGGGAGGAGCCACCACCAGATCGAGGGGATCGTCGAGGATGGAGCGATCGCTGGGATCCTCGAGGATGAGGGGCTCGACCCCGCCGCGATCTGTGCCATTGTTTCAGGAAAACACCGCCTCGCAAGCATCATCCACGGGAGTCTCGACGTCGACCGGATGGACTACCTGATGCGGGACGCCCATTACACCGGCGTGCCCTACGGGACGGTCGATGCGCACCGGCTCATCCGGTGCTCGGTCCTCGCCGAATCGGGTATCGCCCTCCACGAAGGCGGGATCAACGCCGCCGAGTCGCTTCTTATCGCCCGGACCCTGATGCGCCCGGCGGTCTACTTCCATCACGTGAGCAGGATCGCGACAAGCATGTTCGTCCACGCGCTCAGGGAGGAGGTCCTCAATGTTCCGGGCGCGGATGCTCAAGAACTCGTCCGGACGGACGACGCCGCCTGCATGGAGCGGCTGAAGCACTCCCCACACGCGATCACCCGCGACCTTGCCTGCCGGGTCTACGCCCGGGACCTCTACAAGCGGGCGCTCTACGTCGGCGAAGACCGGGTGAACGCCGCCGCCCTCCAGCAGGGCCTCGGACCCGCCCGAGAACGGGGACTGGCCCTCGCCATCGCCGAGACCGCGGGCGTCCCGGAAGAGGAGGTCCTCGTGGACATCCCCCCGCTCCCGGGCGCCCTCTCGATGGAGGTCCGGGTCAGGAACAGCCATGCGATGGTGGATATCGAAGAGGTCTCGCCCCTCATCAACACCCTAAACGATACCAGGCGGCAGCAGTGGCGCCTCGGGGTCTACACCACCCAAAAGAACCGCCAGGCGGTAGAGCAGGCGGCAACGGAGATCTTCAAGGTGAAGCGGGCGACAAAACAGGATAAACTCGCAGTGACATAA
- a CDS encoding UbiX family flavin prenyltransferase translates to MKKEFVIGVTGASGVIYARRLLEVLCDRATVHIVISDVARQIAGIEGVDLEGFDAIYAENSNLAADIASGSFRYDGMAIVPCSMKTLAAVSNGLADNLIARAADVCLKERRPLLLLLREMPLSRIHLKNMLAADEAGATVMVASPPFYQHPETIDDLVDMVVARVLDHLGVEHNLGFRWSG, encoded by the coding sequence ATGAAGAAGGAATTTGTCATCGGGGTCACCGGGGCGAGCGGGGTCATATACGCCCGCCGCCTGCTCGAGGTGCTCTGCGACCGGGCAACGGTGCATATTGTGATATCGGACGTCGCACGGCAGATCGCCGGGATCGAGGGCGTTGACCTTGAGGGGTTCGACGCCATATACGCCGAGAACAGTAACCTCGCGGCCGATATCGCGAGCGGCTCGTTCCGCTACGACGGGATGGCGATTGTGCCCTGCAGCATGAAGACGCTTGCGGCGGTCAGCAACGGGCTTGCGGACAACCTGATCGCCCGGGCGGCGGACGTCTGCCTCAAAGAGAGGCGGCCGCTCCTCCTCCTCCTCCGGGAGATGCCGCTCTCCCGGATTCACCTGAAGAATATGCTCGCCGCCGATGAGGCGGGTGCGACCGTGATGGTCGCAAGCCCTCCCTTCTACCAGCACCCGGAGACGATCGACGACCTCGTCGATATGGTGGTGGCCCGGGTGCTCGACCACCTGGGGGTCGAACATAACCTAGGATTCCGATGGAGTGGATAA
- a CDS encoding UbiD family decarboxylase translates to MREFIAKMREQGRVEDIEQPCSTVYEAPRMASRTDKILFFHDLDGHRAVMNLLGDRRSLAAALGVGERDLVGHLAAATYNGRVVDAGRCEGGVPADLSRIPVMKHFPGDAGRYFTAGVVFSCFDGVENASIHRMMVLDDHRVVARLVEGRHTHTLLKAALAKGERLPVAVTVGTHPLVTFATCTRVPQGKELAYAAELMGGELAVRTCENGVRVPDAEIVLEGYIGAETATEGPFVDITGTYDPVRQQPVIEFTRMYCKENPIYHGILPAGDEHKLLMGAPYEPKIYRAVGEVTTVRNVLLTKGGAGYLHAVVQIRKNTQGDAKNAIMAAFAAHTSLKHVVVVDEDIDIYDPYDVEYAIATRVRGDTDIMVINGVRGSSLDPMRLADGTNVKVGVDATIVMGREDEFKRAEWP, encoded by the coding sequence TTGCGTGAATTCATAGCCAAGATGCGGGAGCAGGGCAGGGTCGAGGATATCGAACAGCCCTGCTCGACCGTCTACGAGGCTCCCCGTATGGCGAGCCGGACCGATAAGATCCTCTTCTTCCATGACCTCGACGGCCACCGGGCGGTGATGAACCTGCTCGGCGACCGCCGCTCGCTTGCAGCGGCGCTCGGTGTCGGTGAGCGGGACCTGGTCGGGCACCTTGCGGCCGCCACCTACAACGGCCGCGTAGTAGACGCCGGGCGGTGTGAAGGCGGCGTCCCGGCCGACCTCTCCCGTATCCCGGTCATGAAGCACTTCCCGGGAGACGCCGGGCGCTACTTCACGGCGGGCGTGGTCTTCTCGTGCTTCGACGGCGTCGAGAACGCCTCCATCCACCGGATGATGGTCCTTGACGACCACCGGGTCGTGGCCCGCTTGGTGGAGGGGAGACATACCCATACCCTGCTCAAAGCGGCGCTTGCCAAGGGGGAGAGACTCCCGGTCGCGGTCACCGTCGGAACTCACCCGCTCGTGACGTTTGCGACCTGCACCCGCGTCCCGCAGGGGAAGGAACTCGCCTACGCAGCCGAACTGATGGGCGGGGAACTCGCCGTCAGGACGTGCGAGAACGGCGTCCGGGTCCCCGACGCCGAGATCGTGCTCGAGGGCTACATCGGGGCCGAGACGGCGACGGAAGGGCCGTTCGTCGATATCACCGGGACCTACGACCCCGTGCGGCAGCAGCCGGTGATCGAGTTCACCCGGATGTACTGCAAGGAGAACCCCATCTACCACGGCATCCTCCCTGCCGGCGACGAGCACAAACTCCTGATGGGAGCCCCCTATGAGCCCAAGATCTACCGCGCAGTCGGCGAGGTGACGACGGTTCGAAACGTCCTCCTCACGAAAGGCGGCGCCGGCTACCTCCACGCGGTGGTGCAGATCCGGAAGAACACGCAAGGCGACGCCAAGAACGCCATCATGGCGGCGTTTGCGGCCCACACATCCTTGAAGCACGTCGTGGTGGTGGACGAGGATATCGATATCTACGACCCCTACGACGTTGAGTACGCGATCGCGACGAGGGTCCGGGGCGATACCGACATCATGGTCATCAACGGCGTGCGGGGGTCGTCGCTTGACCCGATGCGCCTCGCCGACGGGACGAACGTGAAGGTCGGGGTCGATGCCACGATCGTTATGGGGAGGGAAGACGAATTTAAGAGAGCGGAGTGGCCGTAG
- a CDS encoding aconitase X, which produces MYLDRDDERVLAGEFGETRQKMMEILVALGEVYEAEKLVPITSAQVSGASYKTIGKWGLAWLQSLDARVAVPTVLNPIGMPQEGWREFEIEEEFARCQTEVVEAYRKLGIKLECTCTPYYLRITEYGEHLAWSESSAVAYANSVLGARTNREGGPSALAAAIIGKTPYYGLHIVANRRPQVVVEVEEGTGPRADHWGAIGHVAGKKVGNRIPIFEGIRPNRDQLKALGAAMAATGAVALFHVDKITPEARVFSFKTDDLERVTVSQDEVEALFVEKEVEAVAVGCPHCSADELRELADLLNGKTTTKPFYIFASGGVAAKNPDLVAAIERSGARVIPDTCMVVSPRMDEFGSIMVDSGKALAYVPGMCGALARIGTRKECVEVATS; this is translated from the coding sequence ATGTATCTGGATAGAGATGACGAGAGGGTGCTCGCCGGCGAGTTCGGCGAGACACGCCAGAAGATGATGGAGATCCTGGTCGCGCTCGGTGAGGTCTACGAGGCAGAGAAACTCGTCCCGATCACAAGCGCCCAGGTGAGCGGTGCGTCCTACAAGACGATCGGGAAGTGGGGGCTTGCCTGGCTGCAGAGCCTCGATGCTCGGGTGGCGGTCCCGACGGTCTTGAACCCCATCGGGATGCCGCAGGAGGGGTGGCGGGAGTTCGAGATCGAGGAGGAGTTCGCCCGCTGCCAGACGGAGGTCGTCGAGGCCTACCGGAAACTCGGGATCAAACTCGAGTGCACCTGCACCCCCTACTACCTCAGGATAACGGAGTACGGGGAGCACTTGGCCTGGTCCGAGTCGTCGGCGGTCGCCTACGCAAACTCGGTCCTCGGGGCCCGGACGAACCGGGAGGGCGGGCCGAGTGCCCTTGCGGCGGCGATCATCGGGAAGACGCCGTATTACGGTCTGCACATCGTCGCGAACCGGCGGCCGCAGGTCGTCGTCGAGGTCGAGGAGGGCACAGGCCCGCGGGCCGACCACTGGGGCGCCATCGGGCACGTCGCCGGGAAGAAGGTGGGGAACCGGATCCCGATCTTCGAGGGTATCCGGCCGAACCGCGACCAACTCAAAGCGCTCGGGGCCGCGATGGCGGCGACCGGCGCGGTTGCGCTCTTCCACGTCGATAAGATCACCCCCGAGGCCCGGGTCTTCTCGTTTAAGACCGACGACCTTGAGCGGGTGACGGTGAGCCAGGACGAGGTCGAGGCCCTCTTTGTGGAGAAGGAGGTCGAGGCGGTCGCGGTCGGGTGCCCCCACTGCTCTGCCGACGAACTCCGGGAGCTCGCAGACCTCCTCAACGGGAAGACGACGACAAAACCCTTCTACATCTTCGCCTCCGGGGGGGTCGCGGCGAAGAACCCCGACCTCGTGGCCGCGATCGAGCGGAGCGGCGCCCGGGTGATCCCGGACACCTGCATGGTCGTCTCGCCGCGGATGGACGAGTTCGGCTCGATCATGGTGGACTCAGGAAAAGCCCTCGCCTACGTTCCCGGGATGTGCGGCGCGCTCGCCCGGATCGGAACCCGGAAGGAGTGCGTCGAAGTCGCGACGTCGTGA
- a CDS encoding Fic family protein, protein MTVTPYVPEPLPPAGIDWESHIPQIASANRALARYDGILQAIPSPGILLSPLLTQEAVFSSRIEGTQASLEDVLRFEANPKEEISDATLADIREIINYREALRAAVDATKTRQLDITLICDLHRILLSDSRGMDREPGCIREIQNFIGRDAYIEHAIFVPPAPENVPRALADWEAYLQGEEKDVLVQLSVLKAQFEIIHPFCDGNGRIGRMLVPLILYEKGLISNPMFYISAYFERHRPVYYERLLAVSRDRDWNSWISFFLGAIEEQAEENGRKAKEILSLYDEMKQTVPEVTRSQYAVAAIDALFRTPIFSSSEFYEQSMIPKKTANRILQQLREQEIIAVLEGGGGRRAATYVFPRLIAITEGDRL, encoded by the coding sequence ATGACGGTTACGCCCTACGTGCCGGAACCGCTGCCCCCGGCCGGTATCGACTGGGAGAGCCACATCCCGCAAATAGCGTCGGCAAACCGTGCCCTCGCCCGGTATGATGGTATCCTCCAGGCGATCCCGAGCCCCGGAATCCTGCTCTCCCCGCTCCTGACGCAGGAGGCGGTGTTTTCGTCGCGGATCGAGGGGACGCAGGCGTCGCTTGAGGATGTTCTGCGGTTTGAGGCAAACCCGAAGGAAGAGATCAGCGATGCGACCCTTGCCGACATCCGGGAGATCATCAACTACCGGGAGGCTTTGCGTGCTGCGGTGGATGCCACGAAGACCCGGCAGTTGGACATAACTCTGATCTGCGACCTGCACCGGATCCTGCTCTCCGACAGCCGCGGCATGGACCGGGAGCCGGGATGTATCCGGGAGATCCAGAACTTCATTGGGCGGGATGCCTATATCGAGCATGCGATCTTCGTCCCTCCGGCACCGGAGAACGTTCCGCGGGCGCTCGCTGACTGGGAGGCGTACCTGCAGGGTGAGGAGAAGGATGTTCTCGTTCAACTCTCAGTCTTAAAGGCGCAGTTTGAGATCATTCACCCGTTCTGCGACGGCAACGGGCGTATCGGGAGGATGCTCGTGCCGCTGATTCTCTACGAGAAGGGATTGATCTCGAACCCCATGTTCTATATCAGCGCCTACTTCGAGCGGCACCGGCCGGTCTATTACGAGCGGCTGCTCGCGGTCTCCCGGGATCGGGACTGGAACAGCTGGATATCGTTCTTCCTCGGTGCCATCGAGGAGCAGGCGGAAGAGAACGGCCGAAAGGCGAAGGAGATCCTCAGCCTGTACGATGAGATGAAACAGACGGTGCCGGAGGTGACCCGGTCACAGTATGCCGTCGCCGCGATCGATGCGCTCTTCAGGACACCGATCTTTAGTTCGTCCGAGTTCTACGAGCAGTCAATGATCCCAAAGAAGACGGCAAACCGGATTCTTCAACAACTCCGGGAGCAGGAGATCATTGCCGTCCTTGAGGGGGGCGGGGGGCGGCGTGCCGCGACCTATGTCTTCCCACGCCTGATCGCCATAACCGAGGGGGACCGGTTGTGA
- a CDS encoding HEAT repeat domain-containing protein has product MKDIDTLRRTRNIEGLIAALTDPDEIVRLTAAEALGAVGDERAIEPLARLKFSDPDASVRRAASLAHTQVSARLADKRTIEGMHLKP; this is encoded by the coding sequence ATGAAGGATATTGACACCCTGCGGAGGACACGGAATATCGAGGGGCTGATAGCGGCGCTTACAGACCCTGACGAGATCGTACGGCTGACCGCGGCCGAAGCCCTCGGCGCCGTCGGCGACGAACGAGCCATAGAACCGCTTGCGCGGCTGAAGTTCTCGGACCCGGACGCGAGCGTCCGGCGGGCCGCGTCGCTTGCGCACACCCAGGTCTCGGCAAGGCTTGCGGATAAGAGGACGATCGAGGGGATGCACCTCAAGCCATAA
- a CDS encoding HEAT repeat domain-containing protein, whose translation MATLDDIDTMRDNRDIDGLIRALEDEDEFVRSQAALSLGTIADPKAREPLDRMRREDPSASAREAAETAYKWVVGRLREVEGTRGSLEPKTPPTG comes from the coding sequence ATGGCAACACTGGACGATATCGATACGATGCGGGACAACCGGGATATCGACGGGCTGATCCGGGCACTGGAGGACGAAGACGAGTTCGTCAGGTCGCAGGCGGCCCTCTCCCTCGGGACGATCGCCGACCCGAAGGCAAGAGAACCGCTCGACCGGATGCGGCGGGAGGATCCGAGCGCTTCAGCCAGGGAGGCGGCCGAGACCGCGTATAAGTGGGTGGTCGGCCGGCTCCGGGAGGTCGAGGGGACTCGGGGGAGCTTGGAGCCCAAGACCCCGCCGACGGGGTAG
- a CDS encoding ArsB/NhaD family transporter, with translation MIGPELIAIAVFLFTYALIIDERIHRAVAAMLGASVIVFLHIVPWEMIPVYIDLGTIFLLMGMMIIVNTARGSGLFEYIAIKTAKLAKGSPIRVLLLFSVVTGIISAFLDNVTTVLLLTPMLLYIANVMKITPLPFLIAEIFASNIGGAATLIGDPPNIMIGSAAGLTFNEFLINLGPIMAIDLAVVMGMLYFIYRKELHVSPDEREGIEKTFADLNEREAIRDWPLFKKSVAVIALVVGMFFVHDLLGLEPALVALIGASILLFWSRQPPEEIFEKIEWPALFFFGGLFVVVGALVETGVIASLAEFVVASVHSQGEAMLIIAWFSAIASAIVDNIPLTATLIPLIQDMGTSMDTYPLWWALSLGACLGGNGTAIGASANVVVLGIAARNGINITFVEFLKVGMLVLFVTVGIGTALLWLRFVVL, from the coding sequence ATGATCGGCCCGGAACTGATTGCCATCGCGGTCTTCCTCTTCACCTATGCGCTCATCATCGACGAGCGGATCCACCGTGCCGTTGCGGCGATGCTCGGCGCATCGGTCATCGTCTTCCTCCACATCGTCCCATGGGAGATGATCCCGGTCTACATCGACCTCGGCACCATCTTCCTCCTGATGGGGATGATGATCATCGTCAACACCGCCCGCGGAAGCGGCCTCTTCGAGTACATCGCTATAAAAACGGCAAAACTTGCGAAGGGAAGCCCGATACGGGTATTGCTGCTCTTCTCGGTCGTGACCGGCATCATCAGCGCGTTCCTCGACAACGTCACCACGGTCCTCCTCCTCACCCCGATGCTGCTCTACATAGCAAACGTGATGAAGATCACACCGCTGCCCTTCCTTATCGCCGAGATATTCGCCTCCAACATCGGCGGGGCGGCGACGCTCATCGGCGACCCCCCGAACATCATGATCGGTTCGGCCGCCGGGCTGACGTTCAACGAGTTCTTGATCAACCTCGGTCCCATCATGGCCATCGACCTCGCCGTCGTCATGGGGATGCTCTACTTCATCTACAGAAAGGAACTCCATGTCTCGCCCGACGAACGGGAGGGTATCGAGAAGACGTTTGCAGACTTAAACGAGCGGGAGGCGATCCGCGACTGGCCGCTCTTCAAGAAGTCGGTCGCCGTCATCGCGCTCGTCGTCGGGATGTTCTTCGTCCACGACCTACTCGGCCTGGAACCGGCCCTCGTCGCCCTGATCGGCGCTTCGATCCTCCTCTTCTGGAGCAGGCAGCCCCCGGAGGAGATCTTTGAGAAGATCGAGTGGCCGGCCCTCTTCTTCTTCGGCGGGCTCTTCGTCGTCGTCGGCGCTCTCGTCGAGACCGGGGTCATCGCGAGCCTCGCTGAGTTCGTGGTCGCGAGCGTTCACTCGCAGGGCGAGGCCATGCTGATCATCGCTTGGTTCTCGGCGATCGCATCGGCGATCGTGGACAACATCCCCCTCACCGCCACGTTGATCCCGCTTATCCAAGATATGGGCACGTCGATGGACACCTACCCGCTCTGGTGGGCGCTCTCGCTCGGCGCATGCCTCGGCGGGAACGGCACCGCCATCGGGGCGTCCGCAAACGTCGTCGTGCTCGGGATCGCCGCACGGAACGGGATCAATATAACGTTCGTAGAGTTCCTGAAGGTCGGGATGCTCGTGCTCTTCGTCACGGTCGGGATCGGGACGGCACTCCTGTGGCTCAGGTTCGTCGTCCTGTGA